A genomic window from Sulfurospirillum diekertiae includes:
- a CDS encoding HD domain-containing phosphohydrolase codes for MSVSKRIRYFKQLAILLTIFWTLLTTVFVVYQFYNEEKHIEENSLERIKGVAEESLAFVFWVYEQKAKAMNDDERYNFRTNFSLKDLLALLAKQSSMEFDIAPVSRDFAHSALKPSLKQAFQNVKNEHHDSFALYEDAGIKHLFYVKPMFANKACISCHVHSESAIGDLLGFTTIQMKVPTFKTANPQSYYFLIITYFGTWLLGLFAIWWIHARGRNYLNEKTKMYEESMYALIDMMEKRDSYTAGHSQRVAEYSKMLVLEMDYSSDDVDFIYKAGMLHDIGKIEIPDAILLKPDKLTSIEYSLIQRHSTASYELLSREPFSGLAHIVLHHHERYDGMGYPDGLKADQIPFFSQIITVADAFDAMTTNRAYRKSLSRQEAFAILEEEKGKQFNPYIVNVAKEVFANVTLPKNTTQMPKDLLEEMRFSYYFRDQLTSFYNVNYLKFIFAHAGDCQLKIVSVDHLNCTNFSLYNKKYGWKKGDEFLCLIAKMIGELYPESIIVRAYSDNFLVLHVNENEQQMNYSKIDALVTEHELVMVYQHIDLEIDEHLTWEILEDKLLRL; via the coding sequence ATGTCTGTCAGTAAACGAATTCGTTATTTTAAACAACTTGCTATCTTATTAACCATCTTTTGGACCCTTTTAACAACCGTTTTTGTTGTGTACCAATTTTACAATGAAGAAAAGCATATCGAAGAGAACTCTTTAGAACGCATCAAAGGTGTTGCTGAGGAGTCTCTTGCCTTTGTTTTTTGGGTTTATGAGCAAAAAGCAAAAGCGATGAATGATGATGAACGTTACAATTTTCGAACGAATTTTTCACTCAAAGATCTTCTTGCCTTACTGGCAAAACAGAGCAGTATGGAATTTGACATTGCGCCTGTTTCCAGAGACTTTGCACATTCTGCTTTAAAACCTTCGCTCAAACAAGCCTTTCAAAATGTTAAAAACGAACACCATGACAGTTTTGCTCTTTATGAAGATGCAGGCATCAAGCATCTCTTCTACGTAAAGCCTATGTTTGCCAATAAAGCGTGTATTTCTTGTCATGTGCATAGTGAATCTGCCATTGGTGATTTGCTCGGTTTTACAACCATTCAGATGAAAGTTCCCACGTTTAAAACTGCCAATCCCCAGAGTTATTATTTTCTCATCATCACCTATTTTGGAACATGGCTTTTGGGTCTTTTCGCCATTTGGTGGATTCATGCACGTGGTCGCAATTACCTCAATGAAAAAACAAAAATGTATGAAGAGAGTATGTACGCACTCATCGATATGATGGAAAAACGCGATAGTTACACAGCAGGTCATAGTCAAAGAGTTGCGGAGTATTCTAAAATGCTTGTGCTTGAAATGGACTACAGTAGCGATGATGTTGATTTTATTTACAAAGCGGGAATGCTACATGACATCGGCAAGATTGAAATTCCTGATGCGATTTTACTGAAACCCGATAAACTAACTTCTATAGAGTATTCTCTGATCCAGCGCCATTCGACGGCGAGTTATGAACTTCTCTCCCGTGAACCTTTCTCTGGGCTTGCACATATTGTGTTGCATCACCACGAACGTTATGATGGCATGGGGTATCCTGATGGCTTAAAAGCCGACCAAATTCCTTTCTTCTCACAAATTATTACTGTAGCAGATGCCTTTGATGCAATGACTACCAATCGCGCTTATCGCAAAAGCTTAAGCAGGCAAGAGGCTTTTGCTATTTTAGAAGAAGAGAAGGGCAAACAGTTTAACCCTTATATTGTGAATGTGGCAAAAGAGGTTTTTGCCAATGTGACCCTTCCTAAAAATACCACGCAAATGCCCAAAGATTTGCTGGAAGAGATGCGTTTTTCCTACTATTTTCGCGATCAACTGACAAGCTTTTACAATGTTAATTACCTGAAGTTTATTTTTGCCCATGCGGGTGATTGTCAGTTGAAAATTGTAAGTGTAGATCATCTGAATTGCACTAATTTTTCCTTATATAATAAAAAATATGGCTGGAAAAAGGGCGATGAATTCTTGTGCTTAATCGCCAAAATGATTGGTGAACTGTATCCTGAATCTATCATTGTAAGGGCGTATAGTGATAATTTTTTAGTTTTACATGTAAACGAAAACGAGCAGCAGATGAACTACTCCAAAATTGATGCATTAGTAACTGAACATGAACTTGTTATGGTGTATCAGCATATTGATTTAGAGATTGATGAGCATTTAACATGGGAAATCTTAGAAGATAAACTACTTCGTTTATAG
- the glyS gene encoding glycine--tRNA ligase subunit beta: protein MIKPLLIEIGVEELPAIPFLKELPNIETLWLDILEKNALACEFNFYYTPRRLVLWHEAFPTEQEEREEEFFGAPLSVALKEGVPTPAALGFAKKCGVDFSEVSRATKDGKEVLYYKKTIAGQNSKLLLKEMIESFIKGLNFGKSMRWGFLEEHFIRPIRWIGCMLGDEHVPFSLFGVESTPFSYPHRTVSYEPFAYMFAGDYFDRLAERGVVLYPTKRKEIILNDFKAIEKKESIHIEIDEELLAEVVAITEHPKALMGSFEERFLRLPPEVIITSMKENQRYFPVFKQGKLTNHFIVVSNAISDDYDLIVRGNEKVLRARLSDALFFLDNDLKHGLSYEGLKDITYLDGLGSLLDKELREKEITTYLVSKYQATLLAQNARLNASTLKALMDKSVMYSKSDLLSEMVYEFTELQGLMGYYYANAAHEDELLALSLKEQYLPNSEESALPSTLFSSIIALSSKLDSLIALFSIDKIPTGNKDPYALRRAVNGIIKIVLDQGIAFDIKSDLKALSASYKAFDFDVLETFFLERMYQFFDVNPSIISAVISSGERDIVKLSQKIKALASIVQDDGFKEMFSTFKRVANIIKNMDVSFETPVNEALFDNSYEKELYATFKAVIAKNYASFEENLDALFALKPQIDAFFDNVMVNTEDLSIKANRQNLIASVYNAFKSIADIKEISI, encoded by the coding sequence ATGATCAAACCCCTTTTGATAGAAATAGGCGTTGAAGAACTTCCTGCAATCCCCTTTTTGAAAGAACTCCCCAATATTGAAACACTCTGGCTTGATATTTTAGAAAAAAATGCGTTGGCCTGCGAGTTTAACTTTTACTACACTCCTAGACGTTTGGTGCTTTGGCATGAAGCATTTCCTACCGAGCAAGAGGAACGTGAAGAAGAATTTTTTGGAGCACCACTTTCTGTTGCACTCAAGGAAGGTGTTCCAACACCTGCAGCACTTGGATTTGCCAAAAAATGTGGTGTTGATTTTAGTGAAGTTTCTCGCGCAACAAAAGATGGTAAAGAGGTACTTTACTATAAAAAAACCATTGCAGGTCAAAACTCAAAGCTCCTTCTTAAAGAGATGATTGAAAGTTTTATCAAAGGGCTGAATTTTGGAAAGTCCATGCGTTGGGGCTTTTTGGAAGAGCATTTTATTCGTCCTATTCGCTGGATTGGTTGTATGTTAGGTGATGAGCATGTACCTTTTTCTCTTTTTGGCGTAGAATCAACACCTTTTTCGTATCCACATAGAACCGTTTCGTATGAGCCTTTTGCGTACATGTTTGCAGGTGATTATTTTGATAGATTGGCTGAGCGTGGCGTTGTACTTTACCCAACCAAACGTAAAGAGATCATTTTAAATGATTTTAAAGCGATTGAGAAAAAAGAGAGTATTCACATTGAAATTGATGAAGAGCTTTTAGCGGAAGTGGTAGCGATTACAGAACATCCAAAAGCCTTGATGGGTAGTTTTGAAGAGCGATTTTTACGATTACCACCTGAAGTCATTATCACGTCCATGAAAGAGAATCAACGCTATTTTCCTGTCTTCAAACAGGGCAAACTCACCAATCATTTCATTGTCGTTTCCAATGCGATCAGCGATGATTATGACTTAATCGTAAGAGGCAATGAAAAAGTGCTTCGAGCACGTCTTTCGGATGCTCTTTTCTTCTTGGACAATGACCTTAAACATGGGTTGAGTTATGAAGGACTGAAAGACATCACTTACCTTGATGGTTTGGGTTCTTTGCTTGATAAAGAGCTTCGTGAAAAAGAGATCACAACGTACCTTGTTTCAAAATACCAAGCAACCCTTCTTGCTCAAAATGCCCGCCTGAATGCTTCAACCTTGAAAGCGCTTATGGACAAATCTGTAATGTACAGCAAGAGCGATCTTTTAAGTGAAATGGTTTATGAATTTACTGAACTTCAAGGCTTAATGGGGTATTACTATGCAAATGCAGCACATGAAGATGAGCTCTTGGCATTATCTCTTAAAGAGCAGTACCTTCCCAATTCAGAAGAGAGTGCCCTTCCTAGTACACTTTTTAGTTCTATTATTGCGCTTTCTTCAAAACTTGATTCACTCATTGCGCTCTTTAGTATCGATAAAATCCCAACAGGTAATAAAGACCCGTATGCGCTTCGTCGTGCGGTGAATGGTATCATCAAAATTGTACTGGATCAGGGTATTGCTTTTGATATTAAAAGCGATCTCAAAGCGTTAAGTGCATCGTATAAAGCCTTTGATTTCGACGTTCTAGAGACGTTTTTCTTGGAGCGAATGTATCAATTCTTTGATGTCAATCCTTCAATCATTTCAGCGGTTATTAGCAGTGGCGAACGTGATATTGTGAAACTTTCACAGAAGATTAAAGCACTTGCCAGTATTGTTCAAGACGATGGCTTTAAAGAGATGTTTTCAACCTTTAAACGTGTTGCAAACATTATCAAAAATATGGATGTTTCCTTTGAAACACCTGTTAATGAAGCACTCTTTGACAATAGCTATGAAAAAGAACTTTACGCTACTTTCAAAGCGGTTATTGCTAAAAATTATGCTTCATTTGAAGAAAATCTTGATGCTCTTTTTGCACTCAAACCTCAAATCGATGCCTTCTTTGACAACGTCATGGTGAACACAGAAGATTTAAGCATAAAAGCCAATCGCCAAAATCTTATTGCTTCCGTTTACAATGCTTTTAAATCGATTGCAGATATTAAAGAAATCAGTATTTAA
- a CDS encoding phosphoribosylaminoimidazole synthetase, whose translation MICAEKLQRFMMAIVLFVACCLMSAGSIYGTILLGFVIAMILVWAITDFCPSIWLFSKLVGHCKSSR comes from the coding sequence ATGATATGTGCTGAAAAACTTCAACGTTTTATGATGGCGATAGTGCTTTTTGTTGCGTGTTGTCTCATGAGTGCAGGCTCCATTTATGGCACGATATTGCTTGGATTTGTCATCGCAATGATTCTTGTATGGGCCATTACCGATTTTTGTCCCTCTATTTGGCTTTTTTCAAAGCTGGTAGGGCACTGTAAAAGCAGCCGTTAA
- a CDS encoding endonuclease/exonuclease/phosphatase family protein, with the protein MKINAKSQTLIRWVLLFIPLFLSALEFKVATYNVENLFDAQNDGSEYEEYKPNTKHGWNDAMLQIKIANIARVITDMDADIIALEEVENKAVLQKLNAALGSKAYPYLFYPKKKERVNIETALLSRFPIEKTASIFIKDQARGIHRITLKIDSQRLDVYINHWPAQKEKEEERLIYATTLHNLLLKEEGSEYLLLGDFNSPYHVQKDWGMGLDTILHAGDKKSELYNLWYDLPVEKRYSHSYGKQKATLDHIIIPKTLSDGKGIDYNEASFAVFMRPYMLDENNNPKRWQISDRGRGVHQGEGFSDHFPLTAIFHTSAY; encoded by the coding sequence GTGAAAATTAATGCAAAGTCACAAACATTGATTCGTTGGGTTCTGCTTTTTATCCCACTATTTCTCTCAGCTCTTGAGTTTAAAGTGGCAACGTACAATGTTGAAAATTTGTTTGATGCTCAAAATGATGGTAGCGAGTATGAAGAGTATAAACCCAATACTAAACATGGTTGGAATGACGCGATGTTGCAGATCAAGATCGCCAATATTGCCCGTGTCATTACCGACATGGATGCGGACATTATTGCCCTAGAAGAGGTTGAAAACAAAGCCGTCCTTCAAAAGTTAAACGCTGCTCTTGGAAGTAAAGCGTATCCGTATCTGTTTTATCCCAAGAAAAAAGAACGTGTGAACATTGAAACAGCACTTCTGTCACGTTTTCCTATTGAAAAAACAGCATCCATTTTTATAAAAGATCAGGCACGAGGCATTCATCGCATTACTCTCAAAATTGATAGCCAGCGCTTAGATGTTTATATCAACCATTGGCCTGCCCAAAAAGAGAAAGAAGAAGAGAGACTCATATATGCAACCACACTGCATAATCTCCTGCTAAAAGAAGAGGGCAGTGAATATCTTCTTCTAGGAGATTTTAACTCGCCTTATCACGTGCAAAAAGATTGGGGGATGGGTCTAGATACTATTCTTCATGCGGGTGATAAAAAGAGTGAGTTATATAACCTTTGGTATGATCTGCCTGTGGAAAAACGCTATTCGCACAGTTATGGAAAACAAAAGGCAACATTGGATCATATAATTATCCCCAAGACGCTGAGTGATGGCAAAGGGATTGATTACAATGAAGCTTCCTTTGCCGTTTTTATGCGCCCGTATATGCTCGATGAAAATAATAATCCAAAACGGTGGCAAATAAGCGATAGAGGAAGAGGAGTACACCAAGGGGAGGGCTTTTCGGATCACTTCCCATTGACTGCAATTTTCCATACATCTGCATATTAG
- a CDS encoding carbonic anhydrase has protein sequence MKIAELISGYEKFKDTKFKKYENKFLDLVKNGQNPKVLFIACSDSRVDPSLITLSSPGDLFVLRNIGNFVPPFAPDNDFHATAAGIEYAVSVLGVTDIVICGHSHCGAIETMYTNITDINLVHVKKWLELGLDAKNYVTQKLSKDVSHAKRLELTEKISLLFQSKNLLTYPDVERRVHAGELFIRSWYYHLETGNLEYFNTESGEFEPMIGSEN, from the coding sequence ATGAAAATAGCCGAGTTAATTAGTGGATACGAAAAGTTTAAAGATACCAAATTTAAAAAGTATGAAAATAAATTTTTGGATCTTGTAAAAAATGGTCAAAACCCTAAGGTTTTATTTATTGCGTGTAGTGATTCTAGAGTAGATCCCTCATTAATTACACTCTCATCTCCTGGTGATCTTTTTGTGCTTCGAAATATTGGTAACTTCGTTCCTCCTTTTGCGCCCGATAATGACTTTCATGCAACCGCCGCAGGGATTGAATATGCTGTTTCCGTTTTGGGCGTTACCGACATTGTGATTTGTGGACACTCTCATTGCGGTGCGATTGAGACGATGTATACCAACATTACGGACATTAACTTGGTGCATGTTAAAAAGTGGTTAGAGTTAGGATTGGATGCTAAAAATTATGTGACACAAAAATTAAGTAAAGATGTCAGTCACGCTAAAAGGCTTGAATTAACCGAAAAAATTTCACTGCTTTTCCAATCAAAAAACCTTTTAACTTACCCAGATGTTGAACGTCGTGTTCATGCGGGTGAGCTTTTCATTCGTTCTTGGTATTATCATCTTGAAACAGGAAATTTGGAGTATTTTAATACGGAATCAGGTGAGTTTGAACCTATGATCGGAAGTGAAAATTAA
- a CDS encoding pyrimidine/purine nucleoside phosphorylase, whose amino-acid sequence MEFKNVTVVKKANIYFDGKVVSYTVKFEDGTTKTLGCMQVGDYTFNTGAAEVMEFLSGELSVELPNQKEPLVIHGQATFEVPANSSFTLHVKSIADYCCSYAQ is encoded by the coding sequence ATGGAATTTAAAAATGTGACTGTTGTCAAAAAAGCAAACATCTATTTTGATGGTAAAGTCGTTAGTTATACCGTGAAATTTGAAGATGGCACGACCAAAACACTTGGTTGCATGCAAGTAGGAGACTATACTTTTAACACAGGTGCTGCCGAAGTGATGGAATTTTTAAGTGGTGAATTGAGCGTTGAGCTTCCTAACCAAAAAGAGCCTTTAGTGATTCATGGTCAAGCAACCTTTGAAGTACCTGCAAACTCAAGTTTTACGTTACATGTAAAATCTATTGCGGATTATTGCTGTTCTTACGCACAATAA